From the genome of Streptomyces sp. V1I1, one region includes:
- a CDS encoding Pls/PosA family non-ribosomal peptide synthetase: protein MEDESVEVLTPGPDESAITKRRYTGPKTGVEKNLEDMLAEVLADVVGVERVSVDSHYFDDLGANSLVLAHFCARVRKQADLPSVSMKDVYQNPTIRSLVAALADTAPTPAESSVPASTKVVTPASTLQYVLCGTLQFLIFLGYCFLAGNVTARGYEWVSAGSGLSDIYLRSVLFGGAGFVGLCTFPIVAKWILIGRWEPREFPVWGLTYLRFWTVKALVHANPMILFVGNPLYVLYLRALGARIGKGVTIHSRTIPVCTDLLTIGAGTVIRKEAFFLCYRAHSGRIQTGPVTLGRDVFIGEKTVLDIDTSMGDRAQLGHTSALQSGQVVPDGQRWHGSPAQRTELDYVRVAPARCGTLRRAGYGLLTLLQVIFLYVPLTVGGAYMLLTEVPALSNVLGTGTVGITSPELFIDALVLSLVLFFGFAVVGFAALLTIPRLLNLFIKPDKVYPLYGFHYSAHRAIARMTNIKFYKWLFGDSSYIVHYLRGLGYDLSHVEQTGSNFGTEVQHETPYLSSVGSGTMIADGLSIINADFSSTSFLVSRASIGPHNFLGNNIAYPSGGRTGDNCLLATKVMIPLDGEVREGVGLLGSPCFEIPRSVERDSRFDHLRTGDELRRNLAEKNRYNIRTMGLFLFVRWLHFFVLTLLGLATVDYYGAFGQVVIAASLALVLGFTAVYFVLVERGITAFRALRPQLCSIYDANFWLHERLWKVPVEYFNVFNGTPFKNVIWRLLGVRLGCRLFDDGCMLTERTLVTIGDDCTLNAGSKIQCHSQEDGTFKSDHNTIGAGCTLSVGAHIHYGVTIGDGAVLAADSFLMKGEEIPQHARWGGNPAAEMRDHYQPTTTAAPPCSAAPNTVATVRGGG, encoded by the coding sequence ATGGAAGATGAATCTGTCGAGGTTTTGACGCCCGGGCCGGATGAATCTGCTATCACCAAGCGCAGGTACACCGGCCCGAAGACCGGCGTCGAGAAAAACCTCGAGGATATGCTGGCCGAGGTGCTGGCCGACGTCGTGGGCGTCGAGCGGGTGTCGGTCGACAGCCACTATTTCGATGACCTCGGCGCCAATTCGTTGGTGCTGGCCCATTTCTGTGCACGGGTGAGGAAGCAGGCGGACCTGCCATCGGTGTCGATGAAGGACGTCTACCAAAACCCAACAATCCGAAGCCTGGTGGCGGCGCTCGCGGACACAGCACCCACCCCTGCCGAGTCGTCGGTCCCGGCGTCGACCAAGGTGGTGACACCGGCCAGCACGCTGCAGTACGTCCTATGCGGAACGCTTCAGTTCCTGATTTTCCTCGGGTATTGCTTCCTCGCCGGAAATGTCACCGCCCGGGGCTACGAGTGGGTCTCCGCCGGCTCAGGTTTGAGCGACATCTACCTGCGGTCGGTCCTCTTCGGCGGCGCCGGCTTCGTTGGCCTGTGCACGTTCCCGATCGTGGCCAAATGGATCCTCATCGGCCGCTGGGAACCCCGCGAGTTCCCAGTCTGGGGTCTGACATATCTGCGCTTCTGGACAGTCAAGGCGCTGGTCCACGCCAACCCGATGATCTTGTTCGTCGGCAATCCGCTGTACGTGCTGTACCTGCGGGCCCTCGGCGCGCGGATCGGGAAGGGTGTCACCATCCATTCCCGCACCATTCCGGTCTGCACCGACCTGCTCACGATCGGCGCCGGCACCGTGATCCGTAAGGAAGCGTTCTTCCTCTGCTACCGGGCGCACAGTGGGCGCATTCAGACCGGCCCCGTCACCCTCGGCCGGGACGTGTTCATCGGCGAGAAGACCGTGCTCGACATCGACACGTCGATGGGCGACAGGGCGCAGCTCGGCCACACCTCCGCGCTTCAAAGCGGCCAGGTGGTCCCGGACGGCCAGCGGTGGCACGGATCCCCGGCACAGCGCACGGAACTCGACTACGTGAGGGTCGCGCCGGCGCGCTGCGGCACGCTGCGCCGGGCCGGCTACGGCCTCCTCACCCTGCTCCAGGTGATCTTCCTGTACGTGCCGCTGACCGTCGGGGGCGCGTACATGCTGCTGACCGAGGTCCCGGCGCTGAGCAACGTACTGGGCACGGGCACGGTGGGGATCACGTCGCCGGAGCTCTTCATCGACGCGCTGGTCCTTTCCCTCGTGCTCTTCTTCGGCTTCGCCGTCGTGGGTTTCGCCGCATTGCTCACCATTCCGCGCCTGTTGAACCTATTCATCAAGCCGGACAAGGTCTATCCGCTGTACGGCTTCCATTACTCCGCGCACCGGGCGATCGCGCGCATGACGAACATAAAGTTCTACAAATGGCTCTTCGGTGACAGCTCCTACATCGTTCACTATTTGCGCGGCCTCGGATACGACTTGTCTCATGTCGAGCAGACCGGGTCGAACTTCGGCACGGAAGTGCAGCACGAGACGCCGTACCTGAGCTCTGTCGGCAGCGGAACGATGATCGCCGACGGGCTCTCCATCATCAATGCCGACTTCTCGAGCACATCCTTCCTCGTGTCCCGAGCGTCGATCGGGCCGCATAACTTCCTGGGGAACAACATCGCCTATCCCTCAGGGGGCAGGACGGGCGACAACTGCCTCCTCGCAACGAAGGTGATGATTCCGCTCGACGGCGAGGTCCGCGAGGGAGTGGGCCTGCTCGGCTCGCCGTGCTTCGAGATTCCCCGGTCGGTGGAGCGCGACAGCCGGTTCGACCATCTCCGGACCGGGGACGAGTTGCGCCGCAACCTCGCGGAAAAGAACCGCTACAACATCCGCACGATGGGCTTGTTCCTGTTCGTGCGCTGGCTGCACTTCTTCGTTCTCACGCTGCTCGGCCTTGCGACCGTCGATTATTACGGTGCTTTCGGGCAGGTAGTGATCGCTGCGTCCCTGGCGCTCGTCCTTGGGTTCACCGCTGTCTACTTCGTACTGGTGGAGCGTGGCATCACGGCATTCCGCGCGCTGCGACCGCAGTTGTGCTCCATCTATGACGCGAACTTCTGGTTGCACGAGCGTCTCTGGAAGGTGCCTGTCGAGTACTTCAATGTCTTCAATGGCACCCCCTTCAAGAACGTGATCTGGCGCCTGCTGGGTGTTCGGCTCGGCTGCCGGCTCTTCGACGACGGCTGCATGTTGACGGAACGGACGCTCGTCACCATCGGGGACGACTGCACGCTCAACGCGGGAAGCAAAATCCAGTGCCACTCGCAGGAGGACGGCACCTTCAAGTCCGACCACAACACGATCGGTGCCGGCTGCACCCTCAGTGTCGGTGCCCACATCCACTACGGCGTGACCATAGGCGACGGCGCAGTGCTCGCCGCCGACTCCTTCCTCATGAAAGGCGAGGAGATCCCCCAGCACGCACGGTGGGGAGGAAACCCAGCCGCGGAGATGCGGGATCACTATCAGCCGACGACGACTGCGGCGCCGCCCTGTTCGGCGGCCCCCAACACCGTGGCGACCGTGAGGGGAGGGGGATGA
- the sbnB gene encoding 2,3-diaminopropionate biosynthesis protein SbnB has product MSEPITVPPFAVISGAQVQRVLQGREKEIVELVEATYRLHSAGHSVNPPSYFLRFPDRPSSRIIALPASIGGEVRVDGLKWISSFPENVTAGIPRASAVLILNDHDTGYPFACLESSIISASRTAASAASAAECLSHGRPRPTRVGFIGTGLIARYVHTFLAGTGWSFDEIGVHDLSADSASGFRCYLEQSGTAGRITVHDSAEKLIRLSDLVIFATVAGEPHVRDVSTFAHNPLVLHLSLRDLAPEIVLASTNIVDDVEHCLKANTSPHLAEQLTGNREFLHGTLDDVMAGRVTLPADRPVVFSPFGLGVLDLAVGKYVYDEVVRSGELHVVDDFFHELSRYG; this is encoded by the coding sequence ATGTCCGAGCCGATCACTGTGCCACCGTTCGCGGTGATCTCCGGTGCCCAGGTTCAGCGCGTGCTGCAGGGGCGCGAGAAGGAGATCGTGGAGTTGGTCGAGGCCACCTACCGGCTGCACAGCGCCGGTCATTCGGTGAACCCGCCGTCCTACTTCCTGCGTTTCCCCGACCGCCCCTCCTCCCGGATCATCGCGTTGCCCGCCTCGATCGGCGGGGAGGTGCGGGTGGACGGCCTGAAGTGGATCTCCAGCTTCCCGGAGAACGTGACGGCAGGCATCCCGCGGGCCTCGGCCGTGCTGATCCTCAACGACCATGACACCGGCTACCCGTTCGCCTGTCTGGAAAGCTCGATCATCAGCGCCAGCAGGACGGCCGCTTCGGCGGCGTCGGCGGCCGAATGCCTCAGCCACGGCCGGCCGCGGCCGACGCGCGTCGGGTTCATCGGGACGGGCCTGATCGCCCGCTACGTCCACACCTTCCTGGCCGGCACCGGCTGGTCGTTCGACGAGATCGGCGTGCACGACCTGTCCGCCGACAGCGCGTCCGGCTTCCGGTGCTACCTGGAGCAGTCGGGCACCGCCGGTCGGATCACCGTGCACGACAGCGCCGAGAAGTTGATCCGCCTCAGCGACCTGGTGATCTTCGCCACCGTCGCCGGTGAGCCGCACGTCAGGGACGTGTCGACGTTCGCACACAATCCGCTGGTGCTGCACCTGTCGCTGCGCGACCTCGCGCCGGAGATCGTGCTCGCCTCGACCAACATCGTCGATGACGTCGAGCACTGTCTGAAGGCCAACACGTCGCCGCATCTGGCCGAGCAGCTCACGGGCAACCGGGAGTTCCTGCACGGCACGTTGGACGACGTGATGGCCGGGCGGGTGACGCTGCCGGCAGACCGGCCGGTGGTGTTCTCGCCCTTCGGCCTCGGGGTGCTCGACCTCGCCGTCGGCAAGTACGTCTACGACGAGGTGGTCCGCTCCGGAGAGTTGCACGTAGTCGACGACTTCTTCCACGAACTGAGCCGGTACGGATGA
- a CDS encoding amino acid adenylation domain-containing protein, protein MGAQVEAEREFWRGVLVAGGFTTIPRWTLNPLTGVDEHEATIPGDVVGALCRLAEDLAVPLNSVLLAAHAKVLAALSGEHEVVTGYVAVEGGQPLPCRLTTEPDSWRTLLLNTHQVESELLSHKGFAVDGLKAELGLTEPSLETVFDPADVGGDLAEGTALWVGFAQHAGQLLLRLRYRTDVLDADCAARIAGYHLTALALIAADLDAEHGRQSLLSAEELQFQLEGFAGPRRDLPDRRFHELFEQRARAHPDAVAAVHGDRQWTYGELNSRANRLGRALLARGLRREGVVAVVTERNLDWMAAVLAVFKAGGVYLPIEPHFPAERIRATLSRAECTLVLTESGSTTTLDQALDSLPGVQRLFVEAAYEEDHADDDLGVGVAPDQLAYIYFTSGSTGEPKGAMCEHAGMLNHLYAKIDDLEIGEGQVVAQTAPQCFDISLWQLVSALLVGGRTLLVEQEVILDVQQFVDKIIDGRVAVLQVVPSYLEVVVSCLEQHPRELPDLRYVSVTGEALKKELAERWFAAEPEIKLVNAYGLTETSDDTNHEVMDRVPDRILLGRAVNNVHVYVVDEHLAPVPLGAPGVIAFSGVCVGRGYINDPERTQAAYLADPHREGMRLYLGGDYGRWQPEGKLEFLGRRDTQVKIRGFRIEIGEIENTLLRIPGVRDGAVVVAERADQSKHLVAFYSGRQPLEADVLLHRLGASLPEYMVPSAFHWRESLPLTANSKIDKKTLVALAGELDVVEDDYRAPSTPTEERLAVAWAKVLGIPENQIGRRDHFFDRGGTSLSAVKLAITLDRAVTLKDVTRHPILADLAELVDGRSERRSGLLQPLSESDRAQAAALVCFPYAGGNAVNFQPMARALPADGLAVYAVELPGHDVAAESEPFAPIAQVVEQVIAEITRRGLTRVLLWGHSSGAALAVETARQLQERGVDVQRVFLGAQLLGDATDRRAAITELTGRSNAEIAAGLGADSGYTELGELDAQHAEHIGAAYRHDCVAAHRYFADTLDAPPTVKLSAPVTVVVATDDPHTAEFPRRHRDWQLLAERVDLHELADGGHYFLRTRPTEAAKAVLRAAELLTSS, encoded by the coding sequence ATGGGAGCGCAAGTGGAAGCCGAGCGGGAGTTCTGGCGCGGCGTGCTCGTCGCCGGTGGATTCACCACGATTCCGCGATGGACGCTCAATCCGCTGACGGGCGTTGACGAGCACGAGGCGACGATCCCGGGCGACGTCGTGGGAGCGTTGTGCCGACTGGCGGAGGACCTGGCGGTTCCGCTCAACTCGGTGCTGCTGGCCGCGCATGCCAAGGTGCTCGCTGCGCTGTCCGGCGAGCACGAGGTCGTGACCGGCTACGTCGCCGTGGAGGGCGGCCAACCGTTGCCCTGCCGGCTGACGACCGAACCCGACTCGTGGCGGACGCTGCTGCTGAACACCCATCAAGTCGAGTCAGAACTGCTGTCGCACAAGGGCTTTGCGGTCGATGGTCTTAAGGCAGAGCTGGGCCTGACCGAACCGTCGCTCGAGACCGTGTTCGATCCGGCCGACGTCGGCGGCGATCTCGCCGAAGGCACGGCGCTGTGGGTGGGGTTCGCGCAGCACGCGGGCCAACTCCTGCTGCGGTTGCGGTATCGGACCGACGTGCTCGACGCGGACTGTGCCGCCAGGATCGCCGGCTATCACCTCACCGCACTCGCACTGATCGCCGCCGATCTGGATGCCGAGCACGGGCGGCAGAGCCTGCTCTCCGCCGAGGAACTCCAGTTCCAGCTCGAAGGGTTCGCCGGACCGCGCCGGGACCTGCCGGACCGCCGGTTCCACGAACTGTTCGAGCAGCGGGCGAGGGCACACCCGGACGCCGTCGCAGCCGTGCACGGCGACCGGCAGTGGACCTATGGGGAGCTCAACAGCCGTGCCAACCGGCTGGGGCGAGCCCTGTTGGCGCGGGGGCTGCGCCGCGAAGGTGTCGTCGCGGTGGTGACCGAGCGCAACCTGGACTGGATGGCCGCCGTCCTCGCTGTCTTCAAGGCCGGTGGCGTCTACCTGCCCATCGAGCCGCACTTCCCGGCCGAACGCATCAGGGCCACGCTCTCCCGTGCCGAATGCACCCTGGTGCTGACCGAATCCGGCAGCACCACCACCCTCGATCAGGCACTCGACTCCCTGCCCGGAGTCCAGAGGCTCTTCGTCGAGGCGGCCTACGAAGAGGACCATGCCGACGATGATCTCGGCGTCGGCGTCGCGCCGGACCAACTCGCCTACATCTACTTCACCTCCGGCTCCACAGGTGAGCCCAAGGGTGCGATGTGCGAGCACGCGGGCATGCTCAACCACCTCTACGCCAAGATCGACGACCTGGAGATCGGCGAGGGGCAGGTGGTCGCCCAGACCGCACCTCAGTGCTTCGACATCTCCCTGTGGCAACTGGTTTCCGCGCTCCTGGTCGGTGGGCGGACCCTGCTGGTCGAGCAGGAAGTGATCCTGGACGTCCAACAGTTCGTCGACAAGATCATTGACGGCCGGGTCGCGGTGCTCCAGGTCGTACCCTCCTACCTGGAAGTCGTCGTGTCCTGTCTGGAGCAGCACCCCCGCGAGCTGCCGGACCTGCGGTACGTGTCGGTGACCGGTGAGGCGCTGAAGAAGGAGCTCGCCGAGCGCTGGTTCGCGGCCGAGCCGGAGATCAAGCTGGTCAACGCTTACGGGCTGACCGAGACCTCGGACGACACCAACCACGAGGTCATGGACCGGGTGCCGGACCGAATCCTGCTCGGCCGCGCGGTCAACAATGTGCATGTCTACGTCGTCGACGAACACCTCGCACCGGTGCCGCTGGGTGCCCCGGGTGTGATCGCTTTCTCCGGGGTCTGTGTCGGCCGCGGCTACATCAACGACCCCGAACGCACCCAGGCGGCTTACCTGGCGGATCCGCACCGCGAAGGCATGCGGCTCTACCTCGGCGGCGACTACGGCCGCTGGCAGCCTGAAGGCAAGCTGGAGTTCCTCGGCCGCCGCGATACCCAGGTCAAGATCCGCGGGTTCCGGATCGAGATCGGCGAGATCGAGAACACCCTGCTGCGGATACCCGGCGTCCGCGACGGCGCGGTGGTGGTGGCCGAACGCGCCGACCAGAGCAAGCACCTGGTGGCCTTCTACTCCGGCCGGCAGCCACTCGAGGCCGACGTCCTGTTGCACCGGCTCGGTGCTTCACTGCCCGAGTACATGGTCCCGTCTGCCTTCCACTGGCGGGAAAGTCTGCCGCTGACGGCCAACAGCAAGATCGACAAGAAGACGCTGGTGGCGCTCGCCGGAGAGCTCGACGTCGTCGAGGACGACTACCGCGCGCCGAGTACGCCCACCGAAGAGCGGCTGGCGGTCGCATGGGCGAAGGTACTTGGCATTCCGGAGAACCAGATCGGACGGCGGGACCACTTCTTCGACCGGGGCGGCACGTCGCTGTCGGCAGTGAAGCTGGCGATTACCCTGGACCGTGCGGTGACCCTCAAGGACGTCACCCGTCACCCGATCCTCGCTGATCTGGCCGAGCTGGTCGACGGCAGGTCCGAGCGGCGCTCCGGGCTGCTGCAGCCACTGTCGGAATCGGACCGCGCGCAGGCCGCTGCCCTGGTGTGCTTCCCCTACGCCGGCGGCAACGCGGTGAACTTCCAGCCGATGGCCAGGGCACTGCCGGCCGATGGCCTGGCGGTCTACGCCGTCGAGCTGCCCGGTCACGACGTGGCCGCCGAGAGCGAGCCGTTCGCGCCGATCGCACAGGTGGTCGAACAGGTCATCGCCGAGATCACCCGGCGTGGCCTGACCAGGGTCCTGCTGTGGGGCCACTCCTCGGGCGCCGCGTTGGCTGTGGAGACAGCCAGGCAGTTGCAAGAGCGCGGGGTGGACGTCCAGCGGGTGTTCCTTGGCGCGCAGTTGCTCGGTGACGCCACCGACCGGCGCGCCGCCATCACCGAGCTGACCGGGCGGAGCAACGCCGAGATCGCCGCGGGGCTGGGCGCGGACAGCGGCTACACCGAGCTCGGTGAGCTGGATGCGCAGCACGCCGAGCATATCGGTGCCGCCTACCGGCACGACTGCGTCGCCGCACACCGTTATTTCGCCGACACCCTGGACGCCCCGCCGACGGTGAAGCTGTCCGCGCCGGTCACCGTGGTCGTTGCCACCGACGACCCGCACACGGCCGAGTTCCCACGCCGCCACCGCGACTGGCAGCTCCTGGCCGAGCGCGTCGACCTGCACGAACTCGCCGACGGCGGCCACTACTTCCTGCGCACCCGTCCGACCGAGGCGGCCAAGGCCGTGCTGCGCGCCGCCGAATTGCTGACTTCTTCCTGA
- the sbnA gene encoding 2,3-diaminopropionate biosynthesis protein SbnA, with amino-acid sequence MPVISVPYAFNEEELYVDLRSIFGHSLFLKCEGFNFAGSIKLKAATEMVETAERDGVLTPDSILVESSSGNLGVALSMIAASKGYRFLCVTDSRCNLSTRLMMEALGSQVHIVAGQEAYGGFLGARLDYVRALCASDDRYVWLSQYTNPSNWKAHYGKTGPEIARQFPGLDVLFIGAGTTGTLMGCARYFREWHRPVRIIALDSVGSVAFGGAPGRRMIPGLGMSIRPPLLDESYVDEVIRVEEADTIRTCHRLARHGFLFGGSTGTVVSGAMGWLTQHDAREITAVAIAPDLGDRYLDTIYQANWLQDLYGEAVLNSDEVSAGSWAPSPAPPTRPGRLPDLQTGDRRHQLQGRKT; translated from the coding sequence GTGCCCGTCATATCTGTTCCTTACGCCTTCAATGAAGAAGAGCTCTATGTCGACCTTCGGTCGATCTTCGGGCACTCGCTATTCCTGAAGTGTGAGGGCTTCAACTTCGCCGGCTCCATCAAGCTGAAGGCCGCGACCGAGATGGTGGAGACCGCTGAGCGGGATGGAGTCCTGACGCCGGATTCGATCCTGGTCGAGTCCTCGTCCGGAAACCTCGGCGTGGCGCTGAGCATGATCGCGGCGAGCAAGGGCTACCGCTTCCTGTGCGTGACGGACTCCCGCTGCAACCTGTCGACCCGGTTGATGATGGAGGCGTTGGGCAGCCAGGTGCACATCGTCGCCGGACAGGAGGCCTACGGCGGCTTCCTGGGCGCGCGGCTCGACTACGTCCGCGCACTGTGCGCCTCCGACGACCGCTACGTGTGGCTCAGCCAGTACACCAATCCGAGCAACTGGAAGGCGCACTACGGCAAGACAGGGCCGGAGATCGCCCGCCAGTTCCCGGGGCTGGACGTGCTGTTCATCGGAGCCGGCACTACCGGGACCCTGATGGGCTGCGCGCGCTACTTCCGTGAGTGGCACCGGCCGGTGCGGATCATCGCACTGGACAGCGTCGGTTCGGTGGCCTTCGGTGGTGCGCCAGGCCGCCGGATGATTCCCGGCCTGGGCATGAGCATCCGTCCGCCGCTGCTCGACGAGTCCTATGTGGACGAGGTGATACGCGTCGAGGAGGCGGACACCATCCGTACGTGCCATCGTCTGGCCAGGCACGGATTCCTGTTCGGCGGCTCCACCGGCACGGTGGTCAGCGGCGCGATGGGCTGGCTGACGCAGCATGACGCGCGTGAAATCACCGCGGTGGCCATCGCCCCGGACCTGGGCGATCGCTACCTCGACACCATTTACCAGGCCAATTGGCTGCAGGATCTGTACGGCGAGGCCGTGCTCAACTCCGACGAGGTGTCCGCCGGTTCATGGGCGCCCTCCCCCGCGCCACCGACGCGACCGGGCCGACTGCCGGACCTGCAGACCGGCGACCGGCGCCATCAGCTCCAGGGTCGTAAGACCTAG
- a CDS encoding TauD/TfdA family dioxygenase, translated as MSSSSQASLLDLELQPGKPPMLRVETTGDALSWAAEHRDALRAVVAEHGSVLARGLGLRDAAETGAVFSRLTTGLMTEKEAFAPRRAYADGVYSSSQWPPNQPMCMHHELSYRLEFPGLMLFACLSAPTEGGATAVADSQTVLDALPTELTQRFEREGWLLTRSYNDEIGASVAEAFGTEDRGAVESYCRANAIEFEWQPDGGLRTRQRRSAVVRHPVTGRRCWFNQIAFLNEWTIAPEVREYLVDVYGADGLPFNTRFGEGDPIGEDVVQLLNQVYEDNTAREPWQAGDLMLVDNVRTSHSREPFEGPREVLVAMADAVRLADCSPTVEVTAG; from the coding sequence ATGTCGTCCTCATCCCAGGCGTCACTGCTCGACCTGGAGCTGCAACCCGGCAAACCTCCGATGCTGCGGGTCGAGACCACCGGCGACGCGCTGAGCTGGGCGGCCGAGCACCGGGACGCGCTGCGCGCCGTCGTCGCCGAGCACGGTTCGGTCCTGGCGCGCGGCCTCGGGCTGCGCGACGCGGCCGAGACCGGTGCCGTCTTCTCGAGGCTGACCACCGGGCTGATGACCGAGAAGGAGGCCTTCGCGCCTCGGCGGGCCTACGCCGACGGCGTGTACTCCTCATCGCAGTGGCCGCCGAACCAGCCGATGTGCATGCACCACGAACTGAGCTACCGGCTCGAGTTCCCCGGCCTGATGCTGTTCGCGTGCCTCAGTGCGCCCACCGAGGGCGGGGCTACCGCGGTGGCCGACTCACAGACCGTGCTCGACGCACTGCCCACCGAGTTGACCCAGCGGTTCGAGCGGGAGGGCTGGCTGCTCACCCGCAGCTACAACGACGAGATCGGGGCGTCCGTGGCCGAGGCGTTCGGCACCGAGGACCGGGGCGCCGTCGAGAGCTACTGCCGTGCCAACGCGATCGAGTTCGAGTGGCAGCCCGACGGTGGACTGCGCACCAGGCAGCGCCGCAGCGCCGTGGTGCGACACCCGGTCACCGGCCGGCGCTGCTGGTTCAACCAGATCGCGTTCCTCAACGAGTGGACGATAGCCCCCGAGGTGCGCGAGTACCTGGTGGACGTCTACGGCGCCGACGGACTGCCGTTCAATACCCGCTTCGGCGAAGGCGACCCGATCGGCGAGGACGTCGTGCAGCTGCTCAACCAGGTCTACGAGGACAACACCGCACGCGAGCCGTGGCAGGCCGGCGACCTGATGCTCGTCGACAACGTCCGCACCTCGCACAGCAGGGAGCCCTTCGAGGGACCGCGCGAAGTGCTCGTCGCGATGGCCGACGCGGTGCGCCTGGCCGACTGCTCGCCGACCGTCGAGGTGACCGCAGGATGA
- a CDS encoding sarcosine oxidase subunit gamma: protein MADTATRHSPLAHAAGRFAAATRASGGDVRLAELPFLAQVNVRLDPKGPAADAVGLALGLQLPLEPNTVVHAGDRSALWLGPDEWLVVGPPGSQAGLEHQIRAAAGDEPAAVTDVSAQRTTLLVAGPRARDLLAHGCPLDLHPRSFGPGRCAQTTLARAQVVLVARDEARAGFWLLVRSSFAGYMADWLLDAASEYV from the coding sequence ATGGCTGACACCGCTACCCGCCACAGCCCCCTGGCGCACGCCGCCGGCCGCTTCGCCGCGGCCACCCGCGCCTCGGGCGGCGACGTGCGCCTGGCCGAACTGCCTTTCCTCGCCCAGGTCAACGTCCGGCTCGACCCCAAGGGGCCGGCTGCCGACGCCGTCGGGCTTGCCCTAGGTCTCCAACTGCCCCTCGAACCCAACACCGTCGTACACGCCGGTGACCGCTCTGCCCTCTGGCTCGGCCCCGACGAATGGCTCGTCGTCGGCCCGCCCGGCAGTCAGGCGGGCCTGGAGCACCAGATCCGGGCTGCTGCCGGCGACGAGCCGGCAGCGGTCACGGACGTCTCGGCCCAGCGCACCACCCTGCTCGTCGCGGGCCCTCGCGCCCGCGACCTGCTGGCCCACGGCTGCCCGCTGGACCTGCACCCGCGTTCCTTCGGGCCTGGCCGCTGTGCCCAGACCACCCTGGCCCGCGCGCAGGTCGTGCTGGTTGCACGCGACGAGGCCCGGGCCGGGTTCTGGCTGCTGGTCCGTTCGTCCTTCGCCGGGTATATGGCGGACTGGCTGTTGGATGCCGCGTCGGAGTACGTCTGA